A stretch of Chloracidobacterium validum DNA encodes these proteins:
- a CDS encoding MFS transporter, with product MALSSVPSRRRSLSDIFTMNFGFLGIQFGWGLQMANMSAIYEKLGAQPDEIPLLWLAAPMTGLIVQPIIGALSDRTWTRLGRRRPYFLTGAILASLALLAMPHSPALWAAATLLWILDSSINISMEPFRAFVADRLDDEQRPLGFVMQSFFIGVGATLANVLPYVLREWLAVTGRAANGVPLATLYAFQLGAAVFLGAVLVTVLTTPEDPPADLEAFRREQAKAGFFDWIKDIGTALTSMPTVMTRLAVVQVLTWLGLFCMWLFFGPAIARSVFGATDPAAPAYDEGINWGGICFATYSVVCFIVAFALPRLAARYGCGMVHAASLTCGGLGLLSTGLATNRYWLLVAMVGVGIAWASILAMPYAMLARALPAHRMGVFMGVFNFFIVLPEIAAALTFQPLVKYVLGGNPLYVVLLGGTSLLAAAAATLLVERPTVAASYHPA from the coding sequence ATGGCATTGTCTAGTGTCCCTTCGCGCCGCCGCTCACTGAGCGACATCTTCACCATGAACTTTGGCTTTCTGGGCATCCAGTTTGGTTGGGGGCTTCAGATGGCCAATATGAGCGCCATTTACGAAAAGCTCGGCGCGCAGCCTGACGAGATCCCACTGCTGTGGCTTGCCGCGCCCATGACCGGTCTTATCGTGCAACCCATCATCGGGGCGCTCAGTGACCGTACCTGGACGCGCCTGGGTCGCCGCCGCCCCTACTTTTTGACTGGGGCCATTCTGGCCAGCCTGGCGCTCTTGGCCATGCCACACTCCCCGGCGCTCTGGGCGGCGGCAACCCTGCTGTGGATACTCGATAGCAGCATCAACATCAGCATGGAACCGTTTCGGGCCTTTGTCGCCGACCGCCTCGATGACGAACAGCGCCCGCTCGGATTCGTCATGCAGAGTTTCTTCATCGGCGTGGGCGCGACCCTGGCCAACGTCCTGCCCTATGTGTTGCGGGAGTGGCTGGCCGTTACCGGGCGCGCGGCCAATGGCGTCCCACTGGCTACGCTCTACGCCTTTCAGCTTGGCGCGGCCGTCTTTCTTGGCGCGGTGCTCGTCACGGTGCTGACCACCCCCGAAGACCCTCCGGCCGACCTGGAAGCCTTCCGGCGCGAGCAGGCCAAAGCCGGATTTTTCGACTGGATAAAAGACATCGGCACCGCGCTAACCAGTATGCCTACCGTCATGACGCGCCTGGCCGTCGTGCAGGTTTTGACTTGGCTAGGGCTGTTTTGCATGTGGCTCTTTTTTGGCCCGGCCATTGCGCGGTCGGTCTTCGGCGCAACCGACCCTGCCGCTCCGGCTTACGACGAAGGCATCAACTGGGGTGGCATCTGCTTTGCAACCTATTCCGTGGTCTGTTTCATTGTCGCCTTTGCGCTGCCACGGCTGGCAGCGCGGTATGGTTGCGGCATGGTTCATGCCGCGTCCCTGACGTGTGGCGGATTGGGATTGCTCTCGACCGGACTCGCCACCAATCGCTACTGGCTATTGGTCGCCATGGTGGGGGTCGGGATTGCCTGGGCCTCGATTCTGGCGATGCCCTACGCCATGCTGGCGCGGGCGCTCCCCGCCCATCGGATGGGCGTCTTCATGGGCGTGTTCAACTTCTTCATCGTGCTGCCTGAAATTGCCGCGGCGCTGACCTTCCAACCCCTGGTCAAGTATGTGTTGGGTGGCAATCCGCTCTACGTCGTGCTGCTCGGTGGGACGAGCTTGTTGGCCGCTGCCGCCGCGACACTGTTGGTCGAACGCCCAACCGTCGCGGCCTCCTACCACCCGGCCTGA
- a CDS encoding aldo/keto reductase produces the protein MEYRQLGRTDMRVSVLGFGGAEIGFTPGVTQGQVTTLLAAAIDAGLNVVDTAAAYQSSEAMLGIALEGRRQNVFLLTKCGAVDGFTHYDWSTEGVLSHIAESLRRLRTDYLDLVQLHSCDVETLRQGDAIVGLQRAQEKGWTRYIGYSGDGAAARFAIELDVFDTLQTSISIADQEALDLTLPLARERHLGVIAKRPVANAAWRTGQKPKDPYHHAYWERLQKLDYPFLTWDLDAAVGHALRFTLSQPGVHTAIVGTTQPGRWEANARHVLAGALPDADIAAIRDRWQAVADASWVGQV, from the coding sequence ATGGAATACCGACAACTGGGCCGGACGGACATGCGCGTCAGTGTCCTGGGCTTTGGTGGCGCGGAAATCGGCTTCACGCCGGGCGTGACGCAGGGTCAAGTAACCACGTTACTGGCGGCCGCCATAGATGCCGGCCTCAACGTGGTTGATACGGCCGCCGCTTACCAATCAAGCGAAGCCATGCTCGGCATCGCGCTGGAGGGACGCCGGCAGAATGTTTTTTTGTTGACGAAGTGCGGCGCCGTGGACGGTTTTACCCACTATGACTGGTCCACCGAAGGCGTTCTGAGCCACATTGCCGAAAGTCTCCGGCGGCTGCGGACGGATTACCTCGATCTCGTGCAGTTGCATTCCTGCGACGTCGAAACCCTGCGTCAGGGGGACGCCATCGTGGGATTGCAGCGCGCGCAAGAGAAAGGCTGGACGCGCTACATCGGCTACAGCGGAGATGGCGCGGCGGCGAGATTCGCCATTGAGCTGGACGTCTTTGACACGCTGCAAACTTCCATCAGCATTGCCGACCAGGAAGCTCTCGACTTGACGCTGCCGCTGGCCCGTGAACGCCACCTGGGTGTCATTGCCAAGCGTCCGGTGGCGAATGCTGCCTGGCGAACCGGCCAGAAACCAAAAGACCCTTATCACCACGCCTACTGGGAGCGGCTGCAAAAGCTCGACTACCCGTTTCTCACCTGGGACCTGGACGCGGCGGTTGGACACGCGCTGCGCTTCACGTTGTCGCAGCCGGGCGTGCATACGGCCATCGTGGGAACGACCCAACCCGGTCGCTGGGAAGCCAACGCGCGCCACGTCCTGGCCGGGGCGCTGCCGGACGCCGACATTGCCGCGATTCGTGACCGCTGGCAAGCGGTCGCCGATGCGTCCTGGGTTGGCCAGGTGTGA
- a CDS encoding putative quinol monooxygenase codes for MSVPVTVLAHFRAKPEHLADVQTALAELIAATRQEAGCLSYVLHVAQDDPTAFVMIERWASPEALKAHFAQPHTQAALARIPPWLAEDVRISRWTEVELTRPEPV; via the coding sequence ATGTCAGTTCCCGTTACCGTGCTGGCGCACTTCCGCGCCAAACCAGAGCACCTCGCGGACGTTCAAACGGCGCTGGCCGAGTTAATTGCCGCAACCCGGCAGGAGGCGGGCTGTCTATCGTATGTGTTGCATGTTGCCCAAGACGACCCGACCGCCTTTGTGATGATCGAGCGGTGGGCCAGCCCCGAGGCCCTCAAAGCCCACTTTGCGCAGCCGCATACCCAAGCGGCCCTGGCGCGTATCCCGCCCTGGTTGGCCGAGGACGTGCGCATTTCACGATGGACGGAAGTCGAACTCACCAGACCGGAGCCCGTGTAG
- a CDS encoding ligand-binding sensor domain-containing protein: MWRQCGFWLVVLAWWLMSGGLAPGQATTWSHALRFQHFAQNPSLSNLAIRTLAQDRFGLLWVGTDDGLNRYDGRQVKVYRHDPADPNSLPSNSVRRLLAASGGDLWILLTDGHLCRYDHATDCFTPEPIILSGQPAWRPETLEEDRQGRLWLGGWTTLVRYDPRTKTAQSFNLPQNLTQFTENNPFINDLTVDPRGRVWLSAGRRLLLFDLATEVFGVVPDAPSPIDLPVMAHPSGYVYAAAPLEGKPHLLEFDAQSGRLVGQYRVEGSANDAIRSALVHFASDGDFLWMSLAGLGIGRFHVKSKSIDYARYNRANPRSLVGDDPQVALRDRSGVLWVGDNRRGLSKLTPYAGYFKTYRSDPNRQEALSLSDDYIRGMCEDRAGNVWVCTQYGGLNVLDRQSRTIRHFRHRPGDPTALASDNTRAVLEDWRGQLWVGSQGGLQSLDRNSGRFTSFPLPPGGDGRPAMVSVLFEDTDHSLWVGSGGHLFTISPDRRAVSEPLAGRDLPEPLRTGLGEIQAIHRDAHGAMWIGLTKGGLRLGPDGQLRYWKDELGKPLSGIPTVCAFLTDHAGQLWLATKGMGLLRYDAAQDRFHALTERQGLPHHNVYAVLEDRRGRLWMSTDNGLARYDPATGNIRHYRTEEGLQGQEFNRYAYLKTRDGIIFFGGTQGVTAFPPDELEDNPYPPPVVTFVQTARGTRFVLPDGPPLQLAPDERTVTLRFAALDFNAPEANQYAYRIGVRDGEWRLLGGQPELTLADLASGNWVIHVKASNNDGVWNEAGLRVNLYIQPPWWRTTWAYTGYALSVTLLLWGGYRAWTYRARLMMRARIAQARLAAETRTSRQRAKVSRLLAHKNRELAGANDRLRQLDEIKQRFTAMLVHDLKAPLASISMLLELLKTLLEDKIDQEVRGIMDNTSLSAERTLHMINEMLEVMRAESNELKLQLAEMSLHTLLETALQTARPLALAKRQTLTSELPPDLPIVRVDGQKLERAVTNLLSNAVKYTPEGGSIVLAAKVIHGSGVEQGRKFALIQVSDTGVGIPETELPYIFDPYRQALQHRSAGVGLGLSIVRSIIAAHGGNVTVRSQVGVGTTFTILLPLPQPATPNAADDRSDEPANITS, encoded by the coding sequence ATGTGGCGGCAGTGTGGATTCTGGCTGGTTGTTCTTGCCTGGTGGTTGATGTCCGGCGGGCTGGCCCCCGGCCAGGCAACGACTTGGTCGCATGCGCTCCGCTTTCAGCACTTTGCGCAAAATCCGTCGCTCTCGAATCTGGCCATACGGACGTTGGCCCAGGATCGGTTTGGGCTACTCTGGGTCGGCACGGATGACGGACTCAACCGCTATGACGGACGCCAAGTCAAGGTGTACCGCCATGACCCAGCCGACCCGAACAGTCTGCCATCAAATTCTGTCCGGCGCCTTCTGGCGGCAAGCGGCGGCGACCTGTGGATACTGTTGACTGACGGACACCTGTGCCGCTACGACCACGCCACTGATTGCTTCACTCCAGAGCCAATCATCCTGTCCGGCCAACCCGCCTGGCGTCCCGAAACGCTGGAGGAAGACCGGCAAGGTCGGCTGTGGTTGGGTGGCTGGACGACACTGGTGCGATACGATCCCCGGACCAAAACGGCGCAGTCCTTCAACCTGCCGCAGAACCTCACCCAGTTCACGGAAAACAATCCCTTCATCAACGATCTGACCGTTGATCCGCGCGGGCGGGTCTGGCTGTCTGCCGGCCGGCGGCTGTTGCTTTTTGATCTGGCAACGGAAGTGTTTGGCGTCGTGCCGGATGCTCCTAGCCCGATCGATCTACCGGTGATGGCACATCCCAGCGGTTATGTGTACGCCGCGGCTCCTCTGGAAGGAAAACCGCACTTGCTCGAGTTTGACGCCCAATCCGGACGGCTGGTCGGGCAGTACCGGGTGGAGGGCAGCGCTAACGACGCCATACGTTCTGCGCTAGTGCATTTCGCCTCAGACGGAGACTTTTTATGGATGAGTCTTGCTGGCCTGGGGATTGGGCGGTTTCACGTCAAATCAAAGAGCATAGATTACGCCCGTTACAACCGGGCCAACCCGCGCAGTCTCGTGGGCGATGATCCGCAGGTGGCGCTGCGCGATCGCTCCGGCGTGCTCTGGGTGGGCGACAATCGCCGCGGACTTTCAAAGCTCACGCCCTATGCGGGGTACTTCAAAACATACCGCAGTGATCCCAACCGCCAGGAGGCACTGAGCCTCAGCGACGACTATATTCGGGGGATGTGCGAGGACCGCGCGGGCAATGTGTGGGTTTGTACCCAGTACGGCGGCCTCAACGTTCTTGACCGTCAAAGCCGTACCATCCGCCATTTCCGACATCGTCCGGGCGATCCAACCGCGCTGGCGAGCGACAACACTCGGGCCGTCCTGGAAGATTGGCGCGGACAGCTCTGGGTGGGATCACAGGGTGGCTTACAAAGCCTCGATCGGAACAGCGGACGATTCACCTCCTTTCCGCTGCCACCCGGTGGCGATGGCAGGCCGGCGATGGTGTCTGTGCTCTTCGAGGACACAGACCACTCCCTTTGGGTCGGCTCCGGTGGCCACTTGTTTACCATCTCACCCGACCGGCGCGCCGTTTCCGAGCCGCTCGCCGGGCGTGACCTCCCCGAACCCTTGCGCACCGGCCTGGGCGAAATCCAAGCCATCCATCGGGATGCCCACGGAGCGATGTGGATCGGGTTGACCAAGGGGGGGTTGCGTCTCGGCCCGGACGGACAACTTCGGTACTGGAAAGATGAACTCGGCAAGCCGCTGTCAGGCATCCCGACGGTCTGTGCGTTTCTCACCGATCACGCCGGTCAACTCTGGCTGGCCACGAAGGGGATGGGCTTGCTTCGGTACGACGCTGCCCAGGATCGGTTTCATGCCCTGACCGAGCGGCAGGGTCTGCCGCATCACAACGTGTATGCCGTCTTGGAAGACCGACGCGGGCGCTTGTGGATGAGCACCGACAACGGCCTGGCCCGGTATGATCCGGCAACCGGCAACATTCGCCATTACCGCACCGAAGAGGGTTTGCAAGGCCAAGAATTCAACCGCTACGCTTACCTCAAAACGCGCGACGGCATCATCTTTTTTGGCGGTACGCAGGGCGTGACGGCCTTCCCCCCGGACGAACTGGAAGATAATCCCTACCCGCCACCAGTGGTCACTTTCGTCCAAACCGCGCGTGGCACGCGGTTCGTCCTGCCCGATGGTCCGCCGCTGCAACTGGCGCCAGACGAACGCACCGTGACGCTCCGGTTTGCGGCGCTGGATTTCAATGCGCCGGAGGCCAACCAGTACGCCTACCGAATTGGAGTCCGTGATGGGGAATGGCGCCTGCTCGGCGGCCAACCAGAGCTGACGCTGGCCGATCTCGCGTCGGGCAACTGGGTGATTCACGTCAAAGCGTCTAACAACGACGGAGTGTGGAATGAAGCCGGCCTTCGGGTGAACCTCTACATTCAGCCGCCGTGGTGGCGCACGACCTGGGCTTACACCGGGTACGCCCTGAGCGTGACATTGCTTCTGTGGGGTGGCTATCGCGCTTGGACGTACCGCGCGCGGCTGATGATGCGCGCGCGCATCGCGCAGGCCCGACTGGCAGCCGAGACGCGCACGAGCCGCCAGCGGGCGAAAGTTTCCAGGCTGCTGGCGCACAAGAACCGCGAACTGGCCGGGGCAAACGACCGATTGCGCCAGTTGGACGAAATCAAGCAGCGCTTCACCGCCATGCTGGTGCATGACCTCAAAGCGCCGCTGGCTTCGATCTCCATGCTGCTGGAGCTGCTCAAGACGCTGCTGGAAGACAAGATAGATCAGGAAGTCCGTGGGATCATGGACAACACATCCCTGAGCGCCGAGCGGACGCTCCACATGATCAATGAAATGCTGGAGGTGATGCGGGCTGAGTCGAACGAACTCAAGTTGCAACTTGCTGAAATGAGCCTCCACACCCTGCTGGAAACGGCACTTCAGACGGCCAGGCCGCTGGCGCTGGCCAAGCGCCAAACGCTGACGAGCGAATTGCCCCCTGACCTGCCAATCGTGCGCGTGGACGGTCAAAAGCTTGAGAGGGCCGTGACAAACCTCCTGTCCAATGCGGTCAAGTACACCCCTGAGGGCGGAAGTATCGTGCTTGCGGCGAAAGTCATTCATGGAAGCGGCGTCGAGCAGGGGCGCAAGTTTGCCCTCATTCAGGTCAGCGATACCGGCGTTGGCATTCCCGAAACCGAGTTGCCTTATATTTTCGATCCCTATCGCCAGGCCCTCCAGCATCGCTCGGCAGGGGTTGGCCTTGGACTTTCGATTGTGCGGAGTATTATTGCCGCGCATGGCGGAAACGTCACCGTGCGGAGCCAAGTTGGCGTTGGCACGACGTTTACCATCTTGCTGCCACTGCCGCAGCCGGCGACCCCAAACGCAGCCGATGACCGCTCTGACGAGCCGGCGAACATCACGTCGTAG
- a CDS encoding cysteine hydrolase family protein: protein MPTTSPLPLPAHYHPSQTLDVTYAGQSPEALFRAATDWRQAHDLSPASADARRAHLLVIDMQVDFCFPSGALYVAGRSGTGGMDALRQTVAFIYRRLGVLSDITCTLDSHLPYQVFFPGAHLTEDGAPVAAHTVITAADYRAGRYRPNPALAAQLGVSLEWLARQFTDYCTRLEATGKHALYIWPYHCLTGTAGHRLAGALDDARLFHAFARGAANAPVLKGDSPLTEHYSVFAPEVTTCWDGTPMPRAERNTALLERLLTADVILVAGLASSHCVAASVADLLAAIRQRNPYLAHRVVLLRDAMAPVVAPGADFTAAAEQALADFQAAGARLLTTTDPVEAWWS from the coding sequence ATGCCCACCACGTCTCCTCTCCCGTTGCCTGCGCACTACCACCCATCCCAGACCTTGGATGTGACGTACGCAGGTCAATCGCCGGAGGCGCTCTTCCGCGCGGCAACGGACTGGCGGCAGGCCCACGACCTGTCACCGGCCAGCGCGGATGCCCGCCGCGCTCACCTGCTTGTGATCGACATGCAGGTGGACTTTTGCTTTCCGTCGGGCGCGCTCTATGTCGCGGGACGGTCGGGCACCGGCGGCATGGATGCCCTGCGGCAGACGGTAGCGTTCATCTACCGCCGTTTGGGCGTGCTCTCAGACATTACGTGCACGCTCGATAGCCATCTGCCGTATCAGGTCTTTTTCCCCGGCGCACACCTCACCGAAGACGGCGCGCCGGTCGCGGCGCACACCGTCATCACGGCCGCGGACTACCGCGCCGGTCGCTACCGCCCCAACCCGGCCCTGGCAGCGCAGTTGGGGGTCAGCCTGGAGTGGCTTGCGCGGCAGTTTACGGACTACTGTACCCGGCTGGAAGCGACCGGCAAGCATGCGCTCTACATCTGGCCTTATCACTGCTTGACGGGCACCGCCGGGCACCGCCTGGCCGGGGCCTTGGATGACGCGCGTCTTTTTCACGCCTTCGCCCGCGGCGCGGCCAATGCGCCGGTTCTGAAGGGTGACAGCCCGTTGACCGAACACTACTCGGTGTTTGCCCCGGAAGTGACGACCTGCTGGGATGGGACGCCAATGCCGCGCGCAGAGCGCAACACCGCGCTGCTGGAACGGCTGCTCACGGCCGATGTCATCCTGGTGGCCGGGCTGGCTTCGAGCCACTGCGTGGCAGCCAGCGTCGCGGATTTGTTGGCCGCGATTCGACAGCGCAACCCCTACTTGGCGCACCGGGTGGTGCTGCTGCGGGACGCCATGGCGCCGGTGGTCGCGCCGGGAGCGGATTTTACCGCGGCCGCCGAGCAAGCCCTGGCCGACTTTCAGGCGGCCGGCGCCCGTCTCCTCACCACAACCGATCCCGTGGAGGCATGGTGGAGCTGA
- a CDS encoding ParA family protein, protein MRVAIFNQSGGVGKTSLTRDLGYELATRGQRVLVVDADPQGTLGSFLGLEPATRPRAETFWATVCDGADAPPVVQPTAFALMLGLANRFLIGDELALMQQSDPARLLAVSEAHITDYDWVLFDCPPKISEITLQILLAADALLAPVQTEAKSVESFAEVQLEIVKAQRRRKNMRLAPLRVLGVVPTLYNPRLVLHRHHYAELTERICPSFGYHVFDPVRDYVAVSEAGTRRQPLKQYAPKCPATADVAALATAILSTLSEGR, encoded by the coding sequence ATGCGGGTTGCCATTTTCAACCAATCCGGTGGTGTTGGAAAAACCTCGCTCACGCGCGACCTAGGCTATGAGCTGGCGACGCGCGGGCAGCGCGTCCTGGTGGTGGACGCCGACCCGCAGGGGACGCTGGGCAGCTTTCTCGGTCTGGAGCCGGCTACCCGGCCGCGCGCCGAGACGTTCTGGGCAACCGTCTGCGACGGCGCGGATGCGCCCCCAGTCGTCCAGCCAACAGCATTTGCGTTGATGCTGGGGCTGGCCAATCGCTTTCTGATCGGGGACGAACTGGCGCTCATGCAGCAAAGCGATCCGGCCCGGCTGCTGGCTGTGAGTGAGGCGCATATCACCGATTATGACTGGGTGCTCTTTGACTGCCCGCCCAAGATTTCTGAAATCACGCTCCAGATTCTGCTGGCGGCGGATGCCCTCCTGGCCCCGGTCCAGACCGAGGCCAAATCGGTTGAAAGCTTTGCCGAGGTCCAGTTGGAAATCGTCAAGGCGCAGCGCCGGCGCAAAAACATGCGCCTCGCGCCGCTGCGCGTGCTGGGGGTCGTGCCAACGCTTTACAACCCACGGTTGGTGCTGCACCGTCACCACTACGCCGAACTGACCGAGCGCATTTGCCCGTCGTTTGGCTACCATGTCTTCGATCCGGTTCGAGACTATGTGGCGGTGTCGGAAGCCGGCACCCGCCGCCAGCCACTGAAGCAATACGCGCCCAAGTGCCCGGCCACGGCCGACGTCGCGGCCTTGGCGACAGCCATACTTTCCACCCTTTCCGAAGGCAGGTGA
- a CDS encoding ParB/RepB/Spo0J family partition protein, with product MSKTKQFATSSTLSPARLSALADHVAAELGTEGTAGSVELPLTLLRENPYQPRRTFDAEALRDLTASVRQHGVLQPLVGRREADGRVTVIAGHRRWRAAEAAGLATVPVVLRRGVTDTELRLLALVENLQREDLQAVEKARALGEAARHFSTQTQAAQALGMKRSALAMWLRALELEDEVLDVCAGLPTCSLRMLLDLLALAPARRLAAAKRLAAAVADDPARPGGSAAGERTASPTGRVFQFTYRLPGKSATLRVTVTSTARRAATSNADLRAALQAALERLAAD from the coding sequence ATGTCCAAGACCAAGCAATTTGCCACGAGTTCCACGCTGTCGCCGGCGCGGTTATCGGCGCTGGCCGATCACGTTGCGGCCGAACTGGGGACGGAAGGAACAGCCGGCAGCGTCGAGCTGCCCCTGACGCTGCTCCGGGAAAACCCCTACCAACCCCGCCGGACGTTTGACGCCGAGGCGCTGCGCGACCTGACCGCCTCGGTGCGACAACATGGTGTCTTGCAGCCGCTGGTCGGGCGGCGCGAAGCGGACGGGCGCGTGACGGTGATTGCCGGGCATCGCCGGTGGCGCGCGGCCGAGGCGGCCGGACTGGCGACCGTGCCGGTTGTTCTGCGCCGGGGAGTGACGGACACCGAGCTGCGGCTGCTGGCGCTGGTTGAAAATCTCCAGCGGGAAGACCTCCAGGCGGTGGAAAAAGCCCGTGCGCTGGGCGAGGCGGCGCGGCATTTCTCAACCCAGACGCAAGCGGCGCAGGCGCTGGGGATGAAGCGGTCAGCGCTGGCGATGTGGCTGCGCGCGCTGGAGCTGGAGGACGAAGTCCTGGATGTCTGCGCCGGGCTGCCGACCTGCTCGCTGCGGATGCTGCTGGACTTGCTGGCGCTGGCGCCGGCGCGCCGCTTGGCGGCGGCCAAGCGGCTAGCGGCGGCGGTTGCCGATGACCCCGCCCGGCCAGGCGGGTCGGCGGCCGGGGAGCGGACGGCGTCACCGACCGGGCGCGTTTTTCAGTTTACCTACCGCCTGCCAGGAAAATCGGCGACGCTGCGGGTGACGGTGACGAGCACGGCCCGCCGCGCCGCCACCTCGAACGCTGACCTTCGAGCCGCGCTTCAGGCGGCGCTCGAACGCCTGGCAGCCGACTAG